A genomic region of Rhodohalobacter sp. SW132 contains the following coding sequences:
- a CDS encoding S41 family peptidase, protein MKKSVSLITALILLVQFSGCSSTSSPDDVVLDVTDEKLFVWNGLNHWYFWQDDVADLADNRFRNNSEFNTYLNRFNNEESLFNQLLHRDDNFSWLIQDYKVHEEARLGISKSFGFRFGLLRESPDNSRVFGYVRYVVPDSPADIAGLKRGDLFNGINGQILTVDNYQNQLNDETYALMMARVTDYVPSPRKYTVESLDKEIHVTAVNLQENPIHRSKVIETETSRVGYLMYNSFRFNFHDDLNERFREFKNVGIDDLVIDLRYNGGGTLVTSALLASLISGISSDEIFAELIHGSKRESRNNTFEFLDSVPVYDDEGNFSRNDPINSLRMNRLYVLTSRNSASASEVLINGLLPFGTEIILIGEVTAGKDEGSITVYDAPSSGYSPRNEEQRAKINPNHMRAMQPIIFKIFNKERADYPNGFFPAFQIREFDFLENLPELGDPNEPLLSVALNHIKGDGFPAVAKTYVEDYPEFIFDSADTGVLQDEIYLLPGDF, encoded by the coding sequence ATGAAGAAGTCAGTTTCTTTAATTACTGCTTTGATTCTACTGGTGCAGTTTTCGGGCTGCAGCTCCACGTCATCTCCGGATGATGTGGTTCTGGATGTGACAGACGAAAAATTATTTGTCTGGAACGGGTTGAATCACTGGTATTTCTGGCAGGATGATGTTGCTGATTTGGCTGATAACAGATTTCGAAACAACAGCGAGTTCAACACCTATTTGAACCGGTTCAATAACGAAGAATCTCTTTTCAACCAGCTTTTGCACAGAGATGATAATTTCTCCTGGCTAATCCAAGATTACAAAGTTCATGAAGAAGCGCGCCTCGGAATATCAAAATCCTTTGGGTTCAGATTTGGCTTGCTGAGGGAGTCGCCCGATAATTCGCGGGTTTTTGGATATGTACGGTATGTGGTTCCCGATTCTCCGGCTGATATTGCCGGGTTGAAGCGTGGTGATCTGTTTAACGGCATCAATGGGCAGATTCTGACCGTCGATAACTATCAGAACCAGTTAAACGATGAGACGTACGCCCTGATGATGGCCAGAGTGACGGATTATGTGCCATCTCCCCGAAAATATACGGTTGAGAGCCTTGATAAAGAGATTCATGTAACAGCAGTCAATCTTCAGGAGAACCCTATTCATCGATCAAAAGTGATTGAGACGGAAACATCCAGAGTGGGCTACCTGATGTACAATTCATTCCGTTTTAATTTTCATGATGATCTCAATGAGCGTTTCCGGGAATTTAAAAATGTCGGAATAGATGACCTGGTGATCGATCTTCGCTACAACGGAGGAGGAACGCTGGTCACAAGTGCGTTGCTGGCAAGTCTGATTTCAGGGATTTCATCGGATGAAATATTTGCTGAGTTAATTCACGGGAGCAAGCGGGAGTCTCGCAACAATACATTTGAATTTCTGGATTCCGTTCCCGTTTACGATGATGAGGGCAATTTCAGCAGGAATGATCCCATAAACAGCCTCAGAATGAACCGATTATACGTGCTTACCAGCCGGAATTCAGCGTCTGCAAGTGAAGTGCTGATCAACGGACTGCTTCCTTTCGGCACGGAAATAATTTTGATTGGAGAAGTAACTGCGGGAAAAGATGAAGGTTCGATTACGGTTTATGATGCGCCGTCAAGTGGGTATTCGCCGCGAAATGAAGAGCAGCGGGCTAAGATTAATCCGAATCATATGCGGGCTATGCAGCCAATTATTTTCAAAATATTCAACAAAGAGAGGGCTGACTATCCGAATGGTTTCTTCCCCGCTTTTCAGATCCGGGAGTTTGATTTTCTCGAAAACCTTCCCGAATTGGGTGATCCAAATGAGCCTTTGTTATCCGTTGCATTGAATCATATTAAAGGTGATGGTTTTCCGGCTGTGGCAAAAACGTATGTTGAAGAC
- a CDS encoding threonine/serine dehydratase: MDTLSIPNFSDIIDAAARIKPYANRTPVLTSRSLSSMTGVELFFKCENFQRAGAFKFRGACNAVFSLPQEEAEKGVATHSSGNHGQSLALAAKLRGIPAHIVMPENSPKVKVAAVKGYGAEITFCEPNQKAREQTLDKVVKQTGASFIHPYDHEFVIAGQGTAALELLEEIPDLDVILTPVGGGGLMSGTSIAARHLKPGISVIGTEPEKANDAWLSLQKGERQFPDTTQTVADGLRTTLSERTFRIISEHVDSIATVSEESIIRAMRLIWERMNIIIEPSCAVPFAAVHDKKIDINGKKAGIILTGGNVDLDRLPWQQ, from the coding sequence TTGGATACCCTTTCTATACCGAATTTCAGCGATATAATTGATGCCGCAGCGCGAATTAAACCTTATGCAAACCGAACGCCTGTTCTCACTTCGCGTTCTCTCAGCAGCATGACCGGTGTTGAACTCTTTTTTAAATGCGAAAATTTTCAGCGCGCGGGAGCTTTTAAGTTCAGGGGTGCCTGTAACGCAGTTTTTTCACTGCCGCAAGAGGAGGCTGAAAAAGGCGTGGCAACCCACTCATCGGGAAATCATGGGCAGTCTTTGGCACTTGCCGCAAAATTACGCGGTATTCCGGCTCATATCGTCATGCCGGAGAATTCTCCGAAAGTAAAAGTTGCGGCTGTGAAAGGGTATGGTGCAGAGATAACGTTTTGTGAACCGAACCAGAAAGCACGGGAGCAGACCCTTGATAAAGTCGTAAAACAAACCGGGGCGTCGTTTATTCATCCGTATGATCATGAATTTGTAATTGCGGGTCAGGGTACTGCGGCCCTGGAACTGCTGGAGGAGATTCCCGATCTCGACGTAATCCTCACACCGGTTGGCGGCGGCGGTTTGATGAGCGGCACCTCTATCGCCGCGAGGCATTTGAAACCCGGAATTTCAGTAATCGGAACGGAACCGGAAAAGGCAAATGACGCCTGGCTTTCGTTGCAAAAAGGAGAACGTCAGTTTCCTGATACCACGCAAACCGTAGCAGACGGGCTTCGAACCACATTAAGTGAACGCACATTCCGAATTATATCTGAACATGTTGATTCCATCGCCACCGTTTCGGAAGAGTCCATCATCCGGGCGATGCGCCTGATTTGGGAACGAATGAATATCATCATTGAACCCTCGTGCGCCGTTCCTTTTGCTGCCGTGCACGACAAAAAAATAGATATCAATGGAAAGAAAGCCGGTATCATCCTGACCGGCGGAAACGTAGATCTGGACCGCCTCCCCTGGCAGCAGTGA
- a CDS encoding sugar kinase, with product MKKIITFGEIMMRLSPPGFQRFSQADTFDINFGGSEANVAVSLAQLGIPSSFVTRLPENTLGQLTRMDLQKYGVQTDKILTGGDRLGIYFLETGASQRGGNVIYDRENSSISTIKTGMIDWDEIFHDAQWFHWSGITPAISQSAADVTAEALDAAVQSGITISVDFNFRAKLWNYGKKASDIMPELVEKCDVILANELDAEQHFGIQPDGELQSVDGKINQNAYISLYEQLTDRLPRAKKIISTRRESFSASHHSWSAVLYNGNELFEAPTYQITHIVDRVGGGDSFAGGLIYGLLTYKDDQKALNFAVAASCLKHTIPGDANLVTTEEVEALMEGKNSGKVSR from the coding sequence ATGAAAAAAATCATCACGTTTGGCGAAATCATGATGCGCCTCTCTCCTCCCGGATTTCAGCGGTTTTCGCAAGCTGATACCTTCGATATCAATTTTGGCGGAAGTGAGGCGAATGTAGCGGTTTCACTGGCCCAGCTTGGAATTCCATCTTCATTCGTCACCCGTCTGCCTGAAAATACACTGGGACAACTCACCCGGATGGATCTGCAAAAATATGGCGTGCAAACTGATAAGATTCTCACTGGCGGAGATCGCCTTGGAATCTATTTTCTTGAAACGGGTGCCTCACAACGGGGCGGGAATGTGATCTATGACCGGGAGAATTCATCCATCTCAACCATAAAAACGGGCATGATCGACTGGGATGAGATCTTCCATGATGCTCAATGGTTTCACTGGTCCGGCATCACACCGGCAATCTCACAAAGTGCTGCGGATGTAACGGCTGAAGCTCTTGATGCCGCTGTACAATCCGGAATAACGATTTCCGTAGATTTTAATTTTCGGGCAAAACTCTGGAATTACGGCAAAAAAGCATCCGACATCATGCCTGAACTCGTTGAAAAATGTGATGTGATTCTTGCCAATGAACTGGATGCAGAGCAGCATTTTGGAATCCAGCCGGATGGTGAACTCCAGTCGGTTGACGGGAAGATTAATCAAAATGCGTACATCTCACTTTACGAACAGTTAACAGACCGGCTGCCCCGGGCAAAAAAAATCATCTCAACCCGGCGGGAGTCGTTCAGTGCATCGCACCACTCCTGGTCGGCGGTACTGTATAATGGTAATGAACTATTTGAAGCACCAACCTACCAGATTACCCATATTGTCGACAGGGTTGGCGGTGGAGACTCTTTTGCCGGCGGATTGATCTACGGACTCTTAACGTACAAAGATGACCAGAAAGCGCTCAATTTTGCGGTCGCTGCGTCCTGCCTCAAACACACCATTCCCGGCGATGCCAACCTCGTGACCACTGAAGAAGTTGAAGCTTTGATGGAAGGGAAAAATTCCGGGAAAGTTTCTCGGTAA